The Salinibaculum sp. SYNS191 genome has a window encoding:
- the icd gene encoding isocitrate dehydrogenase (NADP(+)), with protein MAYDKIEVPDEGEPIEVVDEETDELAVPDNPIIPILYGDGIGTDVGPATQKVLEAAAQATGRDISWMRVYAGESAREKYDENLPEDTVKAIREFRVAIKGPLTTPVGAGFRSLNVALRKTLDTYANVRPTYHLDGVPSPVKRPEKMDMVTFRENTEDVYAGIEWEAGTEEVQQVKEFVEEEMGADDTIHPGPVGIGVKPITEFGTKRLVRQAIDYALEHGRDSVTLVHKGNIMKFTEGAFRDWGYEVAEEEYGDEVITEDTLWEERDGEAPENAVVVNDRIADNMLQQILTRTDNYDVIATMNLNGDYLSDACGAQIGGLGIAPGANFGDGICLAEPVHGSAPKYAGQDKVNPTAMMLSGVLMFEYMGWTDAAQLVRDACEATISSKKVTYDLERQIEGGEKLATSEYADEVVSNIEKLA; from the coding sequence ATGGCGTACGATAAAATCGAGGTACCCGACGAGGGCGAGCCCATCGAGGTAGTAGACGAGGAGACCGACGAACTCGCCGTTCCGGACAACCCGATCATTCCGATTCTCTACGGTGACGGCATCGGCACGGACGTCGGACCGGCGACACAGAAAGTGCTGGAAGCCGCAGCGCAGGCGACCGGCCGCGATATCTCCTGGATGCGCGTCTACGCCGGCGAGTCGGCCCGCGAGAAGTACGACGAGAACCTGCCCGAAGACACGGTCAAGGCGATTCGCGAGTTCCGCGTCGCCATCAAGGGACCGCTGACGACGCCCGTCGGCGCTGGCTTTCGCTCGCTGAACGTCGCACTGCGGAAAACGCTGGACACCTACGCGAACGTCCGGCCGACCTACCACCTCGACGGCGTTCCGTCGCCGGTCAAGCGACCGGAGAAGATGGACATGGTCACGTTCCGGGAGAACACCGAGGACGTCTACGCCGGCATCGAGTGGGAGGCCGGCACCGAGGAGGTCCAGCAGGTCAAGGAGTTCGTCGAGGAGGAGATGGGTGCGGACGACACCATCCACCCGGGGCCGGTGGGCATCGGCGTCAAACCGATCACCGAGTTCGGCACGAAACGACTCGTCCGTCAGGCCATCGACTACGCGCTGGAACACGGCCGCGACAGCGTCACGCTGGTCCACAAGGGCAACATCATGAAGTTCACCGAAGGTGCCTTCCGCGACTGGGGCTACGAGGTCGCCGAGGAGGAGTACGGCGACGAGGTCATCACCGAAGACACGCTCTGGGAGGAGCGCGACGGCGAAGCCCCCGAGAACGCCGTGGTCGTCAACGACCGCATCGCCGACAACATGCTGCAGCAGATTCTGACTCGCACGGACAACTACGACGTCATCGCGACGATGAACCTGAACGGCGACTACCTCTCCGACGCCTGCGGGGCACAGATCGGCGGCCTCGGCATCGCGCCCGGCGCGAACTTCGGTGACGGCATCTGTCTCGCCGAGCCGGTCCACGGTTCCGCGCCGAAGTACGCCGGCCAGGACAAGGTCAACCCGACTGCGATGATGCTCTCGGGCGTGTTGATGTTCGAGTACATGGGCTGGACGGACGCCGCCCAGCTCGTCCGCGACGCCTGCGAGGCGACCATCTCCTCGAAGAAAGTCACCTACGACCTCGAACGGCAGATCGAGGGCGGCGAGAAACTCGCCACCAGCGAGTACGCCGACGAAGTCGTCTCGAACATCGAAAAACTCGCATAA
- the nadA gene encoding quinolinate synthase NadA, which yields METAQFETDLSLFKYDNLEQLPPEYRDLEEDERTARIEAALAELGDDVVILGHNYQRREIVEHSDFIGDSYQLSKEAAEADADYVIFGGVTFMAESADIITDDDQTVILPSMEASCPMAGMAEALQVDAAWAEITAATDANIIPITYMNSYADLKAFCAEQGGLVCTSSNAHRAFEYAFDKGDKVLFLPDKHLGENTAHRLGMEDEIVEWDPWDPESADPETAVENDIILWEGYCQVHERFRPEHVEQVRDEHPDANVVVHPECRREVVEMADVVGSTSTITQTVEEADPGETWAIGTEIHLTKHLSRWHPEVNVLPLCGDACMDCNAMRQIDPNYLTWVLEELVEGRERNVIEVAPEEKELARVALDRMLEI from the coding sequence ATGGAAACAGCGCAGTTCGAAACAGACCTCAGCCTCTTCAAGTACGACAACTTAGAGCAGTTGCCCCCGGAGTACCGGGACCTCGAAGAGGATGAGCGCACAGCGCGCATCGAGGCCGCACTCGCCGAACTCGGCGACGACGTGGTCATCCTCGGCCACAACTACCAGCGCCGGGAAATTGTCGAGCACTCCGACTTCATCGGCGACTCCTACCAGCTCAGCAAGGAGGCCGCCGAGGCCGACGCCGACTACGTCATCTTCGGCGGGGTGACGTTCATGGCCGAGTCCGCGGACATCATCACCGACGACGACCAGACGGTCATCCTCCCCAGCATGGAGGCGTCCTGTCCGATGGCAGGCATGGCCGAGGCGCTGCAGGTCGACGCCGCGTGGGCCGAGATTACCGCCGCCACCGATGCGAACATCATCCCCATCACGTACATGAACAGCTACGCCGACCTGAAGGCCTTCTGCGCCGAGCAGGGCGGGCTGGTCTGTACGTCCTCGAACGCCCACAGGGCCTTCGAGTACGCCTTCGACAAGGGGGACAAGGTACTGTTCCTGCCGGACAAACACCTCGGCGAGAACACCGCCCACCGCCTCGGGATGGAGGACGAAATCGTGGAGTGGGACCCGTGGGACCCCGAGAGCGCCGACCCCGAGACGGCAGTCGAGAACGACATCATCCTCTGGGAGGGGTACTGCCAGGTCCACGAGCGGTTCCGTCCCGAGCACGTCGAGCAGGTGCGCGACGAGCACCCCGACGCGAACGTCGTCGTCCACCCCGAGTGCCGCCGCGAGGTCGTCGAGATGGCCGACGTCGTCGGGTCCACGTCAACCATCACGCAGACCGTCGAGGAGGCCGACCCCGGCGAGACGTGGGCCATCGGCACCGAGATTCACCTCACGAAGCACCTCTCGCGGTGGCACCCCGAGGTGAACGTCCTGCCGCTGTGTGGCGACGCCTGCATGGACTGCAACGCGATGCGGCAGATCGACCCGAACTACCTGACGTGGGTGCTCGAAGAACTGGTCGAGGGCCGCGAGCGCAACGTCATCGAGGTCGCGCCGGAGGAGAAGGAACTGGCGCGGGTCGCGCTCGACCGGATGCTCGAAATATGA
- a CDS encoding L-aspartate oxidase: MKRQTTDVLVVGAGIAGLAAALEADRQGADVVVATKAERPDEASTWWAQGGIAVTRDDPEQFARDIRDASAGTADEHAVETLVTEADDAVQDVLVETLDVEFDTNGEGFDYGQEAAHDEPRILHVDAATGKHVHVPFLNYVADETDVEILEDTAALELVRHEGRVYGAVLESDGEWAPTFAGSTILATGGIGALYPRSTNPADATGDGIAMAALAGADVADMEYVQFHPTAYHGDDGTFLISEAVRGEGAVLRNGAGERFMPDYHEDAELAPRDVVARAVKTEREGTGEVVLDVSDIDFEGTFPDLAEKCRDNGVPLPEIPVAPAEHFLCGGVDVDDRGRASLDRLWAVGECARTGVHGANRLASTSLLEGLVWGLRAGEDAAGNDSEEIEPPELLDRDPALPDNFAREKFHRLRRVMDEQVGIERTPDGLGRAQAVLRRLKGEVDAYVRTRTSRSLYELRSAAIVSLLVARAAAENDESVGCHYLVDEAETPAAD, encoded by the coding sequence ATGAAGCGACAGACCACCGACGTCCTCGTCGTCGGCGCGGGCATCGCCGGCCTCGCGGCCGCACTCGAAGCGGACCGCCAGGGCGCGGACGTCGTCGTCGCCACGAAGGCCGAACGGCCCGACGAGGCGTCGACGTGGTGGGCCCAGGGCGGCATCGCCGTCACCCGCGACGACCCCGAGCAGTTCGCCCGGGACATCCGCGATGCCTCTGCCGGCACCGCCGATGAGCACGCAGTCGAAACCCTCGTCACGGAGGCCGACGACGCCGTGCAGGACGTCCTCGTCGAGACGCTGGACGTCGAGTTCGACACCAACGGCGAGGGGTTCGATTACGGCCAGGAGGCCGCCCACGACGAACCGCGCATCCTCCACGTCGACGCCGCGACGGGCAAGCACGTCCACGTCCCGTTCCTGAACTACGTCGCCGACGAGACAGACGTCGAGATTCTGGAGGACACGGCCGCGCTGGAACTCGTCCGCCACGAGGGCCGGGTCTACGGCGCGGTGCTCGAATCCGACGGCGAGTGGGCCCCCACCTTCGCGGGGTCGACCATCCTCGCGACGGGTGGCATCGGCGCGCTGTACCCGCGCTCGACCAACCCCGCCGACGCCACCGGCGACGGCATCGCCATGGCCGCACTCGCCGGCGCTGACGTCGCGGACATGGAGTACGTGCAGTTCCACCCGACGGCGTACCACGGCGACGATGGGACGTTCCTCATCAGCGAGGCCGTCCGCGGCGAGGGCGCAGTCCTCCGCAACGGAGCGGGCGAGCGGTTCATGCCCGACTACCACGAGGACGCCGAACTAGCGCCGCGTGACGTAGTCGCGCGTGCGGTCAAGACCGAACGCGAGGGGACCGGCGAGGTCGTGCTGGACGTCTCCGACATCGACTTCGAGGGGACGTTCCCCGACCTCGCCGAGAAGTGCCGGGACAACGGCGTCCCGCTCCCCGAGATTCCGGTCGCGCCGGCCGAGCACTTCCTCTGTGGCGGCGTCGACGTGGACGACCGCGGCCGCGCCTCGCTGGACCGCCTGTGGGCCGTCGGCGAGTGCGCCCGGACGGGTGTCCACGGCGCGAACCGCCTCGCCAGTACCTCGCTGCTGGAGGGGCTGGTCTGGGGGCTGCGCGCCGGCGAAGATGCTGCCGGCAACGACTCCGAGGAAATCGAGCCGCCGGAACTGCTGGACCGCGACCCGGCGCTGCCGGACAACTTCGCCCGCGAGAAGTTCCACCGCCTGCGCCGCGTGATGGACGAGCAGGTCGGCATCGAGCGCACGCCGGACGGTCTCGGCCGCGCCCAGGCGGTGCTGCGCCGCCTGAAGGGCGAGGTCGACGCCTACGTCCGCACGCGCACCTCGCGGTCGCTGTACGAACTCCGCTCGGCCGCGATCGTCTCGCTGCTCGTCGCCCGCGCTGCCGCCGAGAACGACGAATCGGTCGGCTGCCACTATCTCGTCGACGAGGCCGAGACGCCGGCCGCAGACTGA
- a CDS encoding ABC transporter ATP-binding protein, with amino-acid sequence MPNIDDDTEPDDSDVTTPRGRLAADGGSDDLPEGVVLRATDVAKTYDSPLPFGRTVEVLDSADLELGAGEIVGIVGENGSGKSTLMKVLVGALEADAGQVERSGAAGWCPQDPLLYDRLTVSETFDLFGRAYGMDAEEIAEARERLADRLDFERFLDYRVDHLSGGNRQKVNLGVALMHDPDVLLLDEPYTGFDWETYLAFWDLTEELTDRGTAIAIISHFVSERERFDRIYELRDGRLHEQDAVAPETPDDAGVQGGHGDSRTDGQRPPDAEVTPE; translated from the coding sequence ATGCCGAATATAGATGACGACACCGAACCGGACGATAGCGACGTGACGACTCCCCGCGGCCGACTCGCGGCCGACGGCGGCAGCGACGACCTCCCGGAGGGCGTCGTATTGCGGGCGACCGACGTGGCGAAGACCTACGACTCGCCGCTGCCGTTCGGGCGGACCGTCGAGGTCCTCGACAGCGCGGACCTCGAACTCGGCGCGGGCGAAATCGTCGGCATCGTCGGCGAGAACGGCAGCGGCAAGTCGACGCTGATGAAGGTCCTCGTCGGCGCGCTGGAGGCCGACGCCGGTCAGGTCGAGCGGTCGGGCGCGGCGGGCTGGTGTCCCCAGGACCCGCTGTTGTACGACCGCCTGACCGTCTCGGAGACGTTCGACCTCTTCGGCCGCGCCTACGGGATGGACGCCGAGGAGATCGCCGAGGCCCGCGAGCGCCTCGCTGACCGCCTGGACTTCGAGCGCTTCCTCGACTATCGCGTGGACCACTTGAGCGGCGGCAACCGACAGAAGGTCAACCTCGGCGTCGCCCTGATGCACGACCCCGACGTGCTCCTGCTGGACGAGCCCTACACCGGCTTCGACTGGGAGACCTACCTCGCGTTCTGGGACCTGACGGAGGAGTTGACCGACCGCGGCACCGCTATCGCCATTATCTCGCACTTCGTCAGCGAGCGCGAACGCTTCGACCGCATCTACGAACTCCGCGACGGCCGCCTCCACGAGCAGGATGCGGTCGCGCCCGAGACGCCCGACGATGCCGGCGTGCAGGGCGGCCACGGCGACAGCCGCACGGACGGCCAGCGGCCGCCGGACGCGGAGGTGACCCCCGAATGA
- a CDS encoding GbsR/MarR family transcriptional regulator, with the protein MSEDSGEGVEEADIEAAREEVIEAMARSAEVYGAKRSYGRLFGILYFAAEPMSLDDLVEESGYAKSTVSTAMSTLERFHLVQRRSMPGEGKRAFFEAEDDFWYVFQQYLDQQVRREIEMMSRALEAAEMVLEQADDEDAERDLEQVRELQRMYDRSETMVDVATSERLDKLVGLVERVRGSE; encoded by the coding sequence ATGAGCGAGGACAGCGGCGAGGGCGTCGAGGAGGCCGACATCGAGGCCGCCAGGGAGGAAGTCATCGAGGCCATGGCCCGCAGCGCCGAGGTGTACGGGGCAAAGCGCAGCTACGGCCGGCTGTTCGGCATCCTCTACTTCGCGGCGGAACCGATGTCGCTGGACGACCTGGTGGAGGAGAGCGGGTACGCGAAGTCGACGGTCAGCACGGCGATGAGCACGCTCGAACGGTTCCACCTCGTTCAGCGCCGGTCGATGCCGGGCGAGGGCAAGCGCGCCTTCTTCGAGGCCGAGGACGACTTCTGGTACGTCTTCCAGCAGTACCTCGACCAGCAGGTGCGCCGCGAGATAGAGATGATGTCCCGCGCGCTCGAAGCCGCGGAGATGGTCCTAGAGCAGGCGGACGACGAGGACGCGGAGCGTGACCTCGAACAGGTACGGGAGCTACAGCGGATGTACGACCGCTCGGAGACGATGGTCGACGTAGCCACCAGCGAGCGCCTCGACAAACTGGTTGGTCTCGTCGAGCGGGTACGAGGATCTGAGTGA
- a CDS encoding cupin domain-containing protein has translation MQSMAPADGETVEVVDGVHLTQLAAGENMSVQHFHIEPGAVVPEHSHHHEQAGLVVKGTLTFHVDGDDHVISPGESYVIPGDEAHSAENHADVPVDGVDVFSPPRTDPDWAE, from the coding sequence ATGCAGTCGATGGCACCCGCCGATGGCGAGACCGTCGAGGTGGTCGACGGCGTCCACCTCACGCAACTGGCCGCGGGCGAGAACATGAGCGTCCAGCACTTCCACATCGAACCCGGAGCCGTCGTCCCGGAACACAGCCACCACCACGAGCAGGCCGGCCTCGTTGTCAAGGGGACGCTGACCTTCCACGTCGACGGGGACGACCACGTCATCAGCCCCGGCGAGTCCTACGTCATCCCCGGCGACGAGGCCCACAGCGCGGAGAACCACGCCGACGTGCCGGTCGACGGCGTCGACGTCTTCAGCCCGCCGCGAACCGACCCGGACTGGGCCGAGTAG
- the hmgA gene encoding hydroxymethylglutaryl-CoA reductase (NADPH) codes for MTDPAELAARVREGDLRLYELEDHADAETAAAARRHLVETETDADLDAIADYTFDAEDVDASIENLVGGAQLPMGIAGPVPIDGGAADGEYYLPLATTEGALVASVNRGLSAIRAAGGATARVTDSGMTRAPVFRVAGIAEAEQVVEWVDDNAERLREAAESTTSHGELTAVDPYVVGDSVFLRFIYDTKDAMGMNMATIATREASELVESETPADLVALSGNLCSDKKPAAINAIEGRGRSVTADVVLPREYVEETLKTTPEAMVEGNTRKNLIGSAKAASLGFNAHAANTVAAVFLATGQDAAQVVEGANAITTMEVRDDEDGEGGLYASISFASLEVGTVGGGTKLPTQSEALDVLGHTGGGEPAGANANALAEIIAVGALAGELSLVAAFTSRHLASAHEELGR; via the coding sequence ATGACAGACCCAGCCGAACTCGCCGCGCGGGTCCGCGAGGGGGACCTGCGCCTCTACGAACTGGAGGACCACGCCGACGCCGAGACGGCCGCCGCCGCGCGCCGTCACCTCGTCGAGACGGAGACCGACGCCGACCTGGACGCAATCGCCGACTACACCTTCGACGCCGAGGACGTCGACGCCAGCATCGAGAACCTCGTCGGCGGAGCACAGCTCCCGATGGGCATCGCCGGACCGGTCCCCATCGACGGCGGCGCGGCCGACGGCGAGTACTACCTGCCGCTCGCGACGACCGAGGGCGCACTCGTCGCCAGCGTCAACCGCGGGCTCTCTGCGATTCGCGCGGCGGGCGGGGCGACGGCCCGGGTCACCGACAGCGGGATGACGCGCGCGCCGGTGTTCCGCGTCGCCGGCATCGCCGAGGCCGAGCAGGTCGTCGAGTGGGTCGACGACAACGCCGAACGGCTCCGGGAGGCCGCCGAGTCCACGACCAGCCACGGCGAACTCACCGCCGTCGACCCCTACGTCGTCGGCGACTCCGTCTTCCTGCGCTTTATCTACGACACCAAGGACGCGATGGGGATGAACATGGCCACCATCGCCACGCGGGAAGCGTCGGAACTGGTCGAATCGGAGACCCCCGCCGACCTCGTGGCGCTGTCGGGCAACCTCTGCTCCGACAAGAAGCCGGCGGCCATCAACGCCATCGAGGGTCGGGGCCGCTCGGTCACCGCCGACGTGGTGCTCCCCCGCGAGTACGTCGAAGAAACGCTGAAGACGACGCCGGAGGCGATGGTCGAGGGCAACACCCGGAAGAACCTCATCGGCAGTGCGAAGGCCGCCTCGCTGGGATTCAACGCCCACGCCGCCAACACCGTCGCCGCCGTCTTCCTGGCGACCGGGCAGGACGCCGCGCAGGTCGTCGAGGGGGCCAACGCCATCACGACGATGGAGGTCCGCGACGACGAGGATGGCGAGGGCGGCCTCTACGCCAGCATCTCCTTCGCATCGCTGGAGGTCGGGACCGTCGGCGGCGGGACGAAGCTCCCCACCCAGTCCGAGGCGCTGGACGTTCTCGGGCACACGGGCGGGGGCGAACCGGCGGGGGCGAACGCGAACGCGCTCGCGGAAATCATCGCCGTCGGCGCGCTCGCCGGCGAACTCTCGCTGGTCGCGGCCTTCACCTCGCGGCACCTCGCCAGCGCCCACGAGGAACTGGGCCGCTAG
- a CDS encoding DUF5817 domain-containing protein: MYAVVGCGECSALWIVEGRPQTSQCPRCGTTRQYEKRRQFVTTDDEDHAREVRASMLANRQDLGDAFADLDSFAEMESYVDDAGVDDETYLEASGIDAAEVAAAGERSEAGTASGQSRKETVRQALRDLDTPDEEAVVAYAAERGVPAEYTRTALEKLVRAGEVTENRGRYRLV, encoded by the coding sequence ATGTACGCCGTCGTCGGGTGCGGCGAGTGTTCCGCCCTCTGGATTGTCGAGGGACGGCCCCAGACCAGCCAGTGTCCCCGCTGTGGTACCACCCGCCAGTACGAGAAGCGCCGGCAGTTCGTCACGACCGACGACGAGGACCACGCTCGCGAAGTCCGCGCGTCGATGCTCGCCAACCGCCAGGACCTCGGCGACGCCTTCGCCGACCTGGATTCGTTCGCCGAGATGGAGTCCTACGTCGACGACGCCGGCGTCGACGACGAGACTTATCTGGAGGCGTCGGGCATCGACGCCGCCGAAGTGGCGGCCGCCGGGGAGCGAAGCGAAGCGGGAACCGCCAGCGGACAGAGCCGAAAGGAGACTGTCCGGCAGGCGCTACGGGACCTCGACACCCCCGACGAGGAGGCGGTGGTCGCGTACGCAGCAGAGCGCGGCGTCCCCGCGGAGTACACCAGAACGGCGCTGGAGAAACTCGTCCGCGCCGGCGAGGTCACGGAGAACCGCGGGAGGTACCGGCTGGTATGA
- a CDS encoding glycerate kinase type-2 family protein, protein MFTDRERIEHSPLHGDALDCVAAGIDAAHPERVVRETVAVSDGTMTVQGETCDLDGYDRLLVVGGGNAAGTAASAVEGVLGDRIDAGAVVTDDSAPTERIDVLAGDHPVPSETGVESTRRMLEVLDSAGENDLVLVLVTGGGSALMTAPAEGIALADLQALTDALLRSGADIGEINAIRKHVSQIKGGRLAAAAAPATVVGLVFSDVVGNDLATIASGPIAPDQTTYADALSVLDRYGVDAPSAVRDHLEAGADGDVSETPGPGSPAFERVTNYVLADGLTAIKAAADTAAERGYEPVVLSSRIRGEASEAAKTHAAIAEECRASGHPAEPPVALVSGGETTVTGPGDGTGGPNQEFALQVAVDLEDSRTVLACVDTDGIDGATDAAGALVDHRTVDDADAAREALAAHDVHPFLDDRGAILETGPTGTNVNDLRVHLVGRTDESGE, encoded by the coding sequence ATGTTCACCGACCGGGAGAGAATCGAGCACTCGCCGCTGCACGGGGACGCACTGGACTGCGTGGCGGCCGGTATCGACGCCGCACACCCGGAACGGGTGGTCCGGGAGACGGTCGCGGTCAGCGACGGGACGATGACGGTGCAGGGGGAGACGTGTGACCTCGACGGCTACGACCGACTGCTGGTCGTCGGCGGGGGCAACGCGGCCGGGACCGCCGCCAGCGCCGTCGAGGGCGTCCTCGGCGACCGCATCGACGCGGGGGCGGTGGTGACCGACGACTCCGCCCCGACCGAGCGGATAGACGTACTGGCGGGGGACCACCCCGTCCCCAGCGAGACCGGGGTCGAGAGCACTCGCCGGATGCTGGAGGTTCTCGACTCTGCCGGAGAGAACGACCTCGTCTTGGTACTGGTCACCGGCGGCGGCAGCGCGCTCATGACCGCCCCCGCCGAGGGCATCGCGCTCGCGGACCTCCAGGCGCTGACCGACGCCCTCCTGCGCTCGGGGGCCGACATCGGCGAGATAAACGCGATCAGGAAGCACGTCTCGCAAATCAAGGGCGGGCGACTGGCAGCGGCGGCAGCGCCCGCGACGGTCGTCGGACTGGTCTTCAGCGACGTGGTGGGCAACGACCTCGCGACGATAGCCAGCGGTCCGATTGCACCCGACCAGACGACCTACGCCGACGCCCTGTCCGTCCTCGACCGGTACGGCGTGGACGCGCCGTCGGCCGTCCGCGACCACCTCGAAGCGGGGGCCGACGGCGACGTGTCCGAGACGCCCGGGCCGGGAAGTCCCGCCTTCGAGCGCGTCACCAACTACGTCCTCGCGGACGGCCTCACCGCCATCAAGGCCGCCGCCGACACCGCCGCCGAGCGGGGGTACGAGCCCGTCGTCCTCTCCTCGCGCATCCGCGGCGAGGCCAGCGAGGCGGCGAAGACCCACGCCGCAATCGCCGAGGAGTGCCGGGCCAGCGGCCACCCGGCCGAGCCCCCCGTCGCGCTGGTGTCAGGCGGCGAGACGACCGTCACCGGCCCCGGTGATGGGACCGGCGGCCCCAACCAGGAGTTCGCACTGCAGGTCGCCGTCGACCTGGAGGACTCCCGGACGGTGCTGGCCTGCGTCGACACCGACGGCATCGACGGGGCGACCGACGCGGCCGGCGCGCTCGTCGACCACCGGACCGTCGACGACGCCGACGCCGCACGCGAGGCACTCGCCGCCCACGACGTCCACCCGTTCCTCGACGACAGGGGGGCGATACTGGAGACGGGACCGACGGGGACGAACGTCAACGACCTCCGTGTCCACCTCGTCGGCCGGACGGACGAGTCCGGCGAGTGA
- a CDS encoding ABC transporter permease, whose amino-acid sequence MSGHRTLTALAMGVREYRRMPVLLALMVALPAYIIVVFAALVPDTTVPLAVPGEGTQMASMVEVYVAMFTPMVAGLVGAIAGLFLMRATREADSRLIIAGYRPREVLVARTGLLAVVGVFVTAVAVGATFVTPLSVAHFGWFVVATLLGALVYGLFGVLAGLVFDRLAGVYVVLFGSMIDMFVFQNPMVADEAAVAPYLPGHVPLELAIDAGFGTVELGSVALGVAYLAVLGVVSLGAFYRSARPE is encoded by the coding sequence ATGAGCGGACACCGGACCCTGACCGCGCTGGCGATGGGCGTACGCGAGTACCGGCGGATGCCGGTCCTGCTGGCGCTGATGGTCGCCCTGCCCGCTTACATCATCGTCGTCTTCGCCGCGCTCGTCCCGGACACGACTGTCCCGCTGGCGGTCCCGGGCGAAGGGACGCAGATGGCCTCGATGGTCGAGGTCTACGTCGCCATGTTCACGCCGATGGTCGCCGGCCTGGTCGGGGCCATCGCCGGCCTGTTCCTGATGCGGGCGACTCGTGAGGCCGACTCCCGCCTGATCATCGCCGGCTACCGGCCGCGCGAGGTGCTCGTTGCCCGCACCGGCCTACTCGCGGTCGTCGGCGTCTTCGTCACCGCCGTCGCCGTCGGCGCGACGTTCGTGACGCCGCTGTCGGTCGCCCACTTCGGCTGGTTCGTCGTCGCGACGCTGCTGGGTGCGCTGGTCTACGGGCTCTTCGGCGTCCTCGCCGGACTGGTCTTCGACCGCCTGGCCGGCGTCTACGTCGTCCTCTTCGGGTCCATGATCGACATGTTCGTCTTCCAGAACCCGATGGTGGCCGACGAGGCAGCCGTCGCGCCCTACCTGCCCGGCCACGTCCCGCTCGAACTGGCAATCGACGCCGGCTTCGGCACGGTCGAACTCGGCTCCGTCGCGCTCGGCGTCGCCTACCTCGCCGTTCTCGGCGTCGTCTCGCTGGGGGCCTTCTACCGCTCGGCGCGACCGGAGTGA
- the nadC gene encoding carboxylating nicotinate-nucleotide diphosphorylase — MLTDSQIEQWLAEDVGHHDVTNQVPGETTGRLVAKDDGVAAGLDAAVSVFEYLGVDATPLVDAGDRIAAGDAVLETAGPARETLRAERVAVNVAGHASGIATRTRNAVDAAREVDDDVRIAATRKTTPGLRGIEKRAVVAGGGDTHRLDLSHMVMVKDNQVAEMGLEGAIAHFRERVSFATKIEVEVESPEDGARAAEAGADIVLFDNLSPDAVERGVDLLPERTLAEASGGITVEDVPDYAATGVDVVSMGSLTHSAPALDYSFRTG; from the coding sequence ATGCTCACCGACTCCCAGATAGAGCAGTGGCTCGCGGAGGACGTCGGCCACCACGACGTGACCAACCAGGTCCCCGGCGAGACGACGGGTCGCCTCGTCGCCAAGGACGACGGCGTCGCCGCCGGCCTGGACGCCGCCGTCTCCGTCTTCGAGTACCTCGGCGTCGACGCGACGCCGCTGGTCGACGCTGGCGACCGCATCGCGGCCGGCGACGCAGTGCTGGAGACGGCGGGCCCCGCCCGCGAGACGCTGCGCGCCGAGCGCGTGGCGGTCAACGTCGCCGGGCACGCCTCCGGCATCGCCACAAGGACGCGGAATGCTGTCGACGCCGCTCGTGAGGTCGACGACGACGTCCGCATCGCCGCCACCCGCAAGACGACGCCAGGCCTGCGTGGCATCGAGAAGCGCGCCGTCGTCGCCGGCGGCGGTGACACCCACCGGCTGGACCTCTCGCACATGGTCATGGTCAAGGACAACCAGGTCGCGGAGATGGGGCTGGAGGGCGCCATCGCGCACTTCCGCGAGCGGGTGTCCTTCGCCACGAAAATCGAGGTCGAGGTCGAATCGCCCGAGGACGGAGCACGCGCGGCCGAAGCCGGCGCTGACATCGTCCTCTTCGACAACCTCTCCCCGGATGCCGTCGAGCGCGGCGTCGACCTGCTCCCCGAGCGGACGCTCGCAGAGGCAAGCGGCGGCATCACCGTCGAGGACGTCCCCGACTACGCCGCGACGGGCGTGGACGTCGTCTCGATGGGCTCGCTGACCCACTCCGCGCCGGCGCTCGACTACTCCTTCCGGACGGGTTGA